The following is a genomic window from Flavobacterium crassostreae.
AGTAAGGCTATTTTTTTTACAATAGACAAGCCCAGACCAGTACCCTTGACTTCTGGATGCGCTGTAGCATGGGATCTAAAAAAAGGATGAAATACGTTATCCAAATCTTGGGAGGCAATACCAATACCGGTATCTGTAATGTGGCATTCTGTGGTGCCGGCTTGCTGGTGTATACTAATGCGCAGCATACCGTTGGGATTAGAGTATTTTACTGCATTAGAAAGCAAATTACTAACTAATATGGTGAATAAATCTCTATCGGTATAGATATAATAGTCTTGCGTAAAATTGGTCTGTAATTGAAGGTTTTTTTGCGTAATATCTTCGGAATAGTGCGCAATACCATCCAAAAAAAGGGCGTTTAAGGATACCTTTTCTGACAAGAGGGGTTTGTTTTGGTTTTCAAACCGCGCCAATAATAATAATTGATCCACTAGATCGTTCAGGCGGTCTACCTCTGTGATACAAAAACGTATTTTTTGGTGGTATTCTTCTGGTTCTCTGGTTTTTCGGATCAGTACCTCTAAGGTGCCTTTGAGTACTGTTAAAGGGGTTCTTAATTCATGAGAAGCATCGGAGGTAAATTGTTTTTCTCTGGCAATGGCATATTCTATACGGTCTAATAGTTGATTAATTGTTTTGGAAAGGGTGTACAATTCGTCTTTATTTTGTGGCAACGCAATTCTAGCTGTTAGGTGGTCTTTGGTAATAACATTAGAGGTTTTAATGATGGCACTGATGGGTTTTATGCTACGGCCAGCTATAAATCGAGCTATAAAAAATAACAAAACCAGAATTAATGGATACGCAATTAGGAGTACTTGAGCTAATTTTTTGAGTACCACGGA
Proteins encoded in this region:
- a CDS encoding sensor histidine kinase, with translation MQQLSFKNRIAFNYILTTALLIFGVFGVLYSLVRLTFYNDIDANIGIEVSNHLSEIKINARTYCLSHKEEWKEREHNTVDVNPVFITFMDPKGRVLEKSPNLKMDLLHLHTAVKDTQLFDTTLSGDKIRQVQVPILSEQGVKVGYIIVAMSLEGASVVLKKLAQVLLIAYPLILVLLFFIARFIAGRSIKPISAIIKTSNVITKDHLTARIALPQNKDELYTLSKTINQLLDRIEYAIAREKQFTSDASHELRTPLTVLKGTLEVLIRKTREPEEYHQKIRFCITEVDRLNDLVDQLLLLARFENQNKPLLSEKVSLNALFLDGIAHYSEDITQKNLQLQTNFTQDYYIYTDRDLFTILVSNLLSNAVKYSNPNGMLRISIHQQAGTTECHITDTGIGIASQDLDNVFHPFFRSHATAHPEVKGTGLGLSIVKKIALLLDISLAVTSKLNQGTTVILKLSTSELK